The DNA segment CCGGTGGTATCCGGCGTTGTGTCTTGCGTTGGTGTTTTTCAATGGCTTCTTTCAGTTCTTTATTCTGCACCGGCTTCAGCAGGTAGTCGAGTGCGCTGAACTTAACGGCCTGAATGCCGAAATTGTCATAGGCAGTAGTAAAGATCACGTCAAACTCAATGTCCCTGCCCAGTTCTTCCAGCACATCAAACCCATTGAGCATGGGCATTTCGATATCGAGGAAGAGCAGGTCGGGGGCATTTTGTTTCAGCCAGGCTACACCTTCTGCCGGCTTTTCAAAAGAAGCCACCACCGATACCTCGGGACAATAATTTTCCAGCTTCCACTTCAGCGTTTCAATGCTGTGGTGCTCATCGTCAATAATTACTGCTTTGATCATAAAAAATGCTTTGAGAATATAGAATTATCATACCGGTATCACCAACTCCACCCTCGTCCCCGCTGCTCCACCTTCCGCATCTACCAGGTCCGTAATCGTTACACACGTATTAATATTATACAACTTATTAATAATCTCCAGCCTGTCGCGCGTGATCTGCATGCCCATCGACCTTTTCTTGCCGGCAAACTTATAGGCCCGTTGTGCCTGCGCTTTCGCCCGGCCAATGCCATTATCCTGTATCACACAGAACAGGTTATTGTCGCGTTCCTCGATCAGCAGTTCCACCTTTCTTTCCGTGCCATCCTGTTTATGCATCAATCCGTGCCAGATGGCATTTTCCACATACGGCTGTATCAGCATGGGCGGTATCACAATCGAGCCGGTATCGGTTTGGGTCACCACGTTTATTTCGTAGCGGAACTGGTCCCGGAAACGCAAGCCTTCCATCTGCAGGTACAGGTCCAGCGTTTCCAGCTCATCTTTCAAACTGATATAATTGGAACGCGAATGCTGCAGGATCAGCCGCATCAATCGCGCAAAGCTGTTCAGGTACTCAGAAGCCTTCTTCGATTCGTTTTTGATAATATAGCTGTCAATGGAATTAAGGCTGTTGAACAGGAAGTGCGGGTTCATCTGCGCCAGCAGGGCACTCATTTCCACATTGGCCAGTTTCTTTTCATATTGGGATTTCAGTTGCGCCTTCTTCCTGATCTGTTTGATCCGGAACCGGTACAGCCAATACACGATAGCAGCCACCACTACAAGCGCCGCGATCCGGAACCACCAGGTTTGCCACCAGGGAGTGGCCACGTGTACAAAGAGCTGCAGCATTTTCTCATTCCATACACCCTCGTTATTGGCTGCCTGCAACTGGAAAATGTAGTCTCCTGGCGGCACGTTGGTATAGTTGGCGGTATTCTTGCCGGTTACTTCCTTCCAGTCATCAAAGCGCTGCAGCCGGTAACGGAAGCGCACTTCATTGGCCAGTGTATAGGCCTGCGCCGAAAATCCAATAGTAAAGAAGTTGCGGTTATAGGACAGGTTAAGGGTAGTATCGTTAAACACTGCGGGAAAAGCGGCCGGCTGGTTGAGCACCTGGAGTTCACTGATATAAGGCGCGGGCAGCTCTTCATTGCGTTTGAAGGTGGAAGGATTGGCTAGCACAATATCAGCGCGGCCTCCAAACACCATGTCGCCGGAGGGCAGGAAAGAAAAATGGTAAAAGTCAACTTCCCGCAAGCCGTATTGAAAGTTGAACGTGGAAAGGCTGGTATCAGTAGCATTGATACGTATCAGTAACTTATCGGTATATCCCCATACATGGCCCTGGCGATCTGTGGCCAGCGTGTATATCTTCCCTTCAATCTTTTTATCCGGCAGCCAGGTCTTTGATACAATGCCTTTTTCCGGCGCCTGCACCTGTGCAAAGCCCAGCCATCCTTCATTATTGCTCACCCATATCCGCCCGGCTTTGTCTTCTGCAAATGAGTTTACATAGGACAAGCTTGTTGACCGGTTGTGCGAAT comes from the Paraflavitalea devenefica genome and includes:
- a CDS encoding LytR/AlgR family response regulator transcription factor, producing the protein MIKAVIIDDEHHSIETLKWKLENYCPEVSVVASFEKPAEGVAWLKQNAPDLLFLDIEMPMLNGFDVLEELGRDIEFDVIFTTAYDNFGIQAVKFSALDYLLKPVQNKELKEAIEKHQRKTQRRIPPEQMDVLLNNIQAEKKGRMGRIALASKESIEFVDPQVIICCEASSNYTTIYLTDNRKKVISRILKDFEDMLSPYHFFRAHNSYLVNLNQVREFIRGDGGYLVMENKMKIPVSKSRREELMSLLM